The genomic interval CTCCGAAGAGCAGGGTCAGTTGTGCCGAGGCGATGACCACCACCGGCACCACCTGGCGGACCGTGACCCCGACCGTGGCGACGTCGACCGAGCTGCGGGTGGCGAGGTCTCCGGTGCCGGCCCGCTCGACGACCGAGACCGGCAGCGCCAGCGTCCGGCGTACGAACTCCTCGCGGAGCCGGGCGACGGCGCGCTCCCCGAAGCGGTGGCCGGCGTACTGGGCGTACCGGGAGAGCACGGTCTGCACCACCACGCAGCCGACGATGGCCAACGCCAGCCGGTCCACCGTGCCGGTGCCGGCGCCGGCCACCACCTCGTCGACGATGACTCCGAGCAGCCAGGGCGCGGCCAGCCCGGCGAGAGTCGCCGCCACGTGCAGTACCAGGATGACGGCGACCGCCCGCCGGTCCCGGGCGATCAGGTCCCACCCCGCCCGGCGTACCGTGCCCAGGTCCGCCACCGGCAGCCCGGTCACCGCAGCGCCCCCTCGCCGTCGACGGCCCCGCCGGCCGCCGCCAGCGGCTCGCCGTCCCGGGAGACCAGCGCCCGGTAGCCCGGGTCGCGGTCGAGCAGCTCGGCATGGGTGCCGGTGTCGACGATCCGCCCGTCGCGCAGGTGCGCCACCTGCTCGGCGTGCCCGAGCAGCAGCGGCGAGGTGGCGAGCAGGATCGTGGTGCGACCGGCCCGGGCGTCCCGGAGCCGCTGCGCGATCCGCGCCTCGGTGTGCGCGTCCACCGCCGAGGTCGGGTCGACCAGGATCAGCACCTCGGGTTCGACCAGCAGCGCCCGGGCCAGGCGTACCCGCTGCCGCTGGCCGCCCGAGAGCCGGCGGGCCCGGGTGTCGATCGGGGTGTCCAGCTCCTCCGGCAGGGCCTCCACGACGTCCTCGGCGGAGGCGACCCGCAGGCCGGCCCGCAGCTCGGCGTCGGTGTGCTGCCGTCCACTGTGCAGGATCTCCCGCAGCGTCCCGGCGAAGAGGTAGGAGTCGTGGTCGGCGACCAGGATCCGGGCCCGCACCTCGGGCAGCGCGATCGCGGTCAGCGGCACCCCGCCCCAGGTCGCCTCGCTGGGTCGGTAACGGCCGAGCCGATCGGCCAGGGCGGTCGCCTCGGCCGGGTCGGCGGCGGCGACCCCGATCAGCCGCCCGACCGGCACGGTCAGCCCGGTGACCGGATCGTGCAGTTCGGCGGGACCGGCCGGGGCAGGCCGGAGCGCCCCGGCACCGGCGCCGTCCCGCCCCGCGCCACCCGCGCCGTCCCGCTCTCCGCCACCGGCGCCGTCCCGCCCCGCGCCACCGGCGCCGTCCCGCTCTGTGCCACCGGTTTCTCCCCGCCTCGCGCCAGCCGCGTCGTCCGGCTCCGGGCCGGTGACCTCGTCCGGGGTCAGCCGGAGCAGGGCGATGATCCGGCGGGCCGCGACCCGACCCCGGATCACCTGGTAGCTGCCCTGCATCAGGAACCACACCGGGACGATCAGCACCGCGACGTACCCGTAGACGGCGACGAGTTGCCCGATGGTGATCTCGCCGTGCACGGCCATCCGGGCGGCCAGCCAGATCACGGCGGCGAGGAAACCCGCCGGGATCGCGGTGGTCAGCGCCTCGATCCAACTGCTGACCGCGCCGACCCGGTAGCCCTCGGCCCGCAGTTCCTGCGAGCGGACGGCGTACCGGCGGGCGAAGAGGTCCCGGCCGCCGACCCCGGCGAGGACCCGCAGCCCGGCGACGATGTCCCCGGCCCGGGTGGTGAGCACGCCCTGCCGCTGCCGGTAGACGGACTCGGCCCGGTCCAGCCGGCGCAGCAGCGGCCCGATGAGGATCGCGACCGCCGGCACGCCGAGCAGCACACAGAGGGCGAGCCGTGGCGAGATCGACCAGAGGATGACCGCGACGACCGTGTACGCCAGTACGGCGCCGACGCCCGGCCCGGTCAGCGTCAGCACGTGCGAGGTGTTGGTGATGTCCGAGCCGCCGACCGTGGCCACCTCACCGGCGGCGAGCTTGCGCGGCAGTACCGCGCCGATCCGGGAGAGCTGCCGCAGGAGTACGGCGGCGGAGCGGGCGCTGGCGTCCTCCCGGATGAAGGTCATCGTCCGGTGCCGCTGAATCCCGAGCTGGGCCAGCCCGAGGCCGGCGACGACGATCGTGGCGGCCCAGAAGAGTAAGGCACGGGTGTTCCCGGTGCGCAGCCCGTCGTCGATCGCCCGGGAGACGAGGTACGGCCGCAGCGAGAGCCCGACCATCCAGGCCGTGCCGAGCAGGCTGCCCCGTAGCACGCGTACGGGTTGGCTGCGCACCAGCCACCAGATGTAGCGCAGTGGTCCCCGGGTGTCCGGCACCCCCGGCTCGGGGTGCGGGAGCTGCGGGGACACCGCCACAGGCTACCGAGGCGGGAATGGCCGACCCAGCCATTTCAGCCGTGGGCGCAGGGATCGGCGGCTCCGGCGGTCGACTGCTAGCGTCGCCGGATGCCGGTGTTGCGCAGCCCGCAGGTCATCCTGTTCAGCGAGAACGTCGAACGGGCGGTGCGGTTCTATCTGGATCTGGGCTTCGCGGAGACCTTCCGGGTGCCGGCCGAGGGTGACCCGATTCACGTCGACCTGGTGCTCGACGGTTACCGGATCGGCATCGCCTCGGCGGCCTCCACCCGGGACGACCACGGCCTCGACCCGATCGCCGAGGGTCAGCGGGTGGCCGTGGTGCTCTGGACCGACGACGTCCCGGCCGCGTACGCCGCGCTCACCGCGAGCGGGGCCCCGGCGTTGGCCGCACCGCACGAGTGGCTCGGCCGGCTGCTGATCGCCTGGACCGCCGACCCGGACGGCAACCCGGTGCAGCTCGTGCAGAACCGCTGACCGCCGGCCCGGCCAGCGGCACCGCCGGTCAGCAGCGGCGTCAGGCAGCAGCGGCGCCGGTCAGCAACCCGTCGGTCAGCAACCCCGTCGGTCAACAGCGCCGCCGATCGGCAGCGGCACCGCTGTCAGCAGCGGCGCCGGCAGACAGCGGCGCGGGTCAGCAGCGCAGGCCGAGGTAGGTGAGCGGGCCCGGGTCGGCGACGTCGACGACGTGGAAACCGAGCCGGTCGTAGAAGGCCCGGGCCGACCGGTTGTCGGTGATCATCCCGACGTGCAGCCCGGGTACGCCGGCCCGGCGCAGCGCCCCGACGAAGGTGTCGACCAGGGCCCGGCCGTGGCCGGCGCGCTGATAGCCGGGGAGCAGGTCGATGTGCAGGTGCGCGGGATAATCCTTCAGGTCCGGCAGGATCATCCGCTCCGGGGTGTGCAGCAGGTGCGCCATGACCTCGTCCGGGGTGGCCGGCTCACCGGCCGGTGCCGGATAGCGGTCCGCCACCCGGGGCAGCCACTCGTCCCGGAACCGCCGGACGAAGGCGGCGGTGTCGGCGGTGCCGAGGACATAGCCGACGGCCTGCCCGCCGTCGTCCAGCACGAAGGCGAGTTCCGGCTCCAGTTCGGCGTACGGGTGGGCGAAGATGTGCGGCAGGATGCCCGGGTCGGCGTACGAGCCGGAGGCGTCCTGCCCCGCGTCGGCGGTATGGATGCAGATGTCGTGCACGGCGGCCCGGTCGCCGGACCGGTACGGGCGGATCTCCATCCCGGCAACATATCTACTGGTACCGCTCTCACACCTCCCCTCGACGGGGGCCGGGCCAACCCGGGGCAAGACCGTCCCGACCGCCGCAAGTGCCGCACGATACGCGACAAACAGGCGCTTGAATGTGGACAGTTTTCTGCAATAACATGACGGCCCCCAGAGAAACGAGTTCCCGATGTCACGGAGCATTCTCGGAGTTCCGTCGCACTGGTCCGGCCGACCGTCCCGCTGGCTCGCGGCAACCGCCGTGCTGGGAATCGGCCTCTCGACCATCACCCCCGCGCCCGCCCCCGCCGCCGCCGAGCCGACCGGCCTCGCCGTCGCCAAGCCGACCAACCTCGCCACCGGCAAGCCGAGCGGTCACGGCGCCGCCAAGCCGAGCGGTCACGGCGGATCCGCTCCGGTCGTCACCCGGGCCGGGCTCGACCCCGCGCTCGTCGCCGGCCGGGGCGCCGCCGTCGACTTCCTCGAACAGGAGGCGGAGCACGCCCGCACCACCGGTACCGTCATCGGCCCGGACCGGACCGCCTACACGCTGCCGGCGGAGGCGTCCGGCCGGTCGGCGGTGCGGCTGCACCCGGGGCAGTACGTCGAGTTCACCCTGCCCAGGGCGGCCAACGCGATCACGGTCCGCTACAGCATCCCGGACTCGCCGGACGGCGGCGGGATCACCGCACCGCTGCACGTCACGGTGAACGGCAAGGGCCGGCAGACCATGACGCTGACCTCGGAGTACTCCTGGCTCTACAACCAGTACCCGTTCAGCAACGACCCCGACGCCGACCTGCTGCACCCGGACTGGTGGATCACCGAGTGCGGCTGCGTACCGGCGGCCACCACACCGTTTCCGACGATCGCCAAGCCGTTCCGGCCGATGCACTTCTACGACGAGCAGCGGCTCCGGCTCGACCGCACCTACCGGGCCGGCGACCGGATCCGGCTGACCGCCCCGACCGGCAGCGACGCCGCCTGGACCGTGATCGACCTGCTCGACTCGGAACTCGTCGGCCCGCCGAGGGTGCGACTCCTCGCCGCGAACGTGCTCGCCTTCGGCGCCGACCCGACCGGCCGGCGGGACTCCGCCGACGCGATCGACCGGGCGATCGCCTTCGCGAAGCGGACCCGGCTGACGGTCTACCTGCCGCCGGGGACCTACCAGGTCAACCGGCACATCATCGTCGACGACGTGACGATCGAGGGCGCCGGCAACTGGTACACGGTCGTCAAGGGCCGTCAGGTAGCCCTCGACCCGCCCGCGCCGGACGGCTCGGTGCACACCGGGGTCGGCTTCTACGGCAGGGACGCGGCCGACGGCGGCAGCCGCAACGTCCACCTCTCCGGCTTCGCCATCTCCGGCGACGTACGCGAGCGGATCGACACCGACCAGGTGAACGGCATCGGCGGCGCGATGAGCGACTCGACCATCGACGGGCTGCACATCCAGCACACCAAGGTCGGCATCTGGTTCGACGGCCCGATGCGGAACGTCCGGGTCACCAACAACATCGTCGTCGACCAGATCGCCGACGCGCTGAACTTCCACACCGGAGTCACCGACTCGACCGTCCGGAACAACTTCATCCGGAACACCGGCGACGACGCCCTGGCGATGTGGTCGGACCGGGTGGCGGACGCCCGCAACACCTTCGACCGGAACACCATCCAGACCCCGACGCTGGCCAACGGGATCGCCCTCTACGGCGGCACCGACAACACGGTCTCGAACAACCTGATCGCCGACCCGGTCCGGGAGGGCAGCGGCATCCAGCTCGGCTCCCGGTTCGGCGCGGAGCCGTTCGCCGGCACCACCCGGATCACCGACAACACGGTGGTGCGGGCCGGGACGTACGAGCTGAACTGGAACATCGGGCTCGGCGCCATCTGGATCTACGCGCTGGAGCGGGACATCGACGCGGACATCCGGGTGACCGGCGACCACTACCTAGACAGCACGTACAACGCGATCATGCTGGTCAGCGAGTGGTCGGTGAAGGACCTGTACTCGATCGACGGGGTGAGCTTCGCCGACATCCGGGTCGACGGCACCGGCACCTCGGTGCTCAGCGCGCGGGCGGCCGGCGGCGCGTCGTTCGCCAACGTCGACGCCCGCAACGTCGGCGCGGTCGGGGTGAACAACTGCGGCTCGTTCAACTTCCCGCCGACCGGCTCCGAGTTCCGGCTGACCGACCTCGGCGGCAACGACGGTGGCGGCACCACCGGCCCGTGGCTGGCGCCCTGGCTGCTGCCGAACACCATCACCTGCGACGACCGCCCGCCGGTCGTCCCGCCACCACCGCCGTCGCGCTGGTAGCACCGCGATCGCGCTGGTAGCACCGCCGTCGCTCCGCCTGCACCGCTGTCGCGCCGCCGGCAGCGCCGGGGCGGGCGTCCGGGACATCGACGTCCGGGCGCCCGCCCCGGATCGGCGGCCCGTCACGCGTACCGTGGGGTCGTTCCCACCGGCCCGCGACCCGGGCCCCGACCTCGCGGAAGGCGGAGGCGATGCACATCCCCGCCCGGTTCAACGGGCCGCCCGGCTCCGGCAACGGCGGCTACTCCGCCGGCCTCTTCGCGCACGGCAAGACCTGCGAGGTCACCCTCCGGATGCCGCCGCCGCTGGACACCCCGCTGTCGGTGCTCGACTGCCAGGTCCGCACCGCCGACGGCGCCGTCGTGGCCGAGGTCGCGTCGGACGCCGAGATCGACACCGTGGTCCCACCGATCGGGTACGCGGACGCGGTCGAGGCCGCACAGGGGTACCCGGGATTCGCCGACCATCCGTTCCCGACCTGCTACGTCTGCGGCCCGGACCGCACCGACGGGTTGGGCATCTTCCCCGGGCGGCTCGCCGACGGCAGTACCGCCGCACCGTGGACCGTCCCGGACGACGTCTCGGACCCGACCGTCTGGGCCGCGTTGGACTGCCCCGGCGGCTGGTCGGTGATCGGCGCCGGCCGCCCGTACGTGCTGGGCCGGATCGCCGTACGCCTGGACCGGCTGCCCGCCCCCGGCGAGCAGTGCGTGGTCCGGGGCGCCCTCGCCGCGACCGAAGGCCGCAAGGCCCTGGTGTACACCACCCTGTACGCCCCGGACGGTGCCGAGTTGGCCCGCGCCCGGGCCACCTGGGTCGCCCTCCCGGCGCGATGACCGGCGCACCCGAGCCCGCGGACGAGGTGGTCCTGACCGCGGAGGAGTACGACGGGGTGTATGCCGCCGTCGCCGCCGGCGCCGGTCCCCGCCCCGTCGGGCAGCGCCCCACCCTCAACTCGCTGCTCGAAGGCTGGGACCTGATCGTCGACGAGGTGGCCGAGGGCTACTCCTGGAGCGATGCGGAGTTCCGCAACGACATCGCCTGCCGGGGCATCCTGGCCCGGGTCTGGCCGCTGCTGCCGCCCCGGGTCCGGGCGATCCGGCAGCCGGAACTGGACGCCATCGACGACCGGTTCCGGGCGGTCACCGTGCCCTGGCCCGGCCGCCCGCCCGGGGAGGCGTGGTGGGAGTGGCGGATTCCCCGACTCCTCGATTTCGGTACCGGTGGGTTGACCGCCCACGGCTGGCCGCCGGACTGGAACCTGCCCTTCCCCCGGCCGGACACCGTACGCCTCGCCGAGTGACGGCGGGGATGACCCTGCTCACCTGGACAACAGAGGCGTTTACCGCCTCGGGTAACGCCTCTCTTGTCCAGGTCCAGCACAACGCCGGCTGCGGGCGCGGGCGTGACGGGGTGCTGTGGGTGCCTGGCTGTCAGCGGGCGCGGAAGCTGCTGAAGCGTCCGGCCTCGTAGGTGCGCAGGGTGCCGGTGCTGGTCGCCTGACCGGTGCAGTCGGCGGTCCGGTAGAGGACGACGTCGGTGAAGCCGCTCCAGCCGACGTGGCCGCGCGCGGTCGCCGGCAGCGGCGCGCACTCGCCGGTCGGGGCGGCGACGTGCGCCACCTCGACGCTGAACGGCGTGCTATAGAAGGTGAGGCCGCTGGGCTCTGCCGAGGCGGGCGACGCCGCGACGCCGAGTCCGGCGGCCAGGCCGATCGCCGCGAAGAAACCGGCCCCGACCCTCGCGTGTGCTCGCCGCATCAGTGACCTCCAAGGCATCGATGACGATGTCTTGATCGTGGTCTACTTTTGTTGCGTACGCAAGCATTCCGGTCGGAGCGGGAAGGTCAGCGGTCGGGGGTCGGTGCGGCGCCGCCGGCCACGGCAGCCACGAACGCCGCCCAGGCGCGAGGCGGGAACGCCAGTACCGGCCCGGTCACGTCCTTGCTGTCCCGCACCCCGACAACCCCCACCAGGTTGTCCGCCACCTCGACACAGTTGCCGCCCCCACTTCGGCTGCTCTTCCGCCAGTCGGCCCGGCACAGATCGATCATCATGCTGGATGCTCCTCCGCGATCGACTCGATCAGCTCTCGTGATTTTGCTTCCGTCAAGCTATCTTCCTCGATATCTCGCCAGACGGCGAGATGGGCTTCCACCTCGTGCGGCCTCTCCAGGTACAGCGCGCCCGTCAACCCCTCGCTGTAGACGATCGGCGGTTCGGTCCGGCGGCCGATGCCGTCCTTGGGAAACTCAAGGATCGCGAAACCGCCATTAGCGCGCTCCGCCCGGTAGAGCCCGACCGAGAACGGCAGCACCCGCACCGACACATTCGACTGCCGACTGGCAAGGGCCAGGTGCCGCAACTGTTCAGCCATTATTGATCCGGCACCGGGCGCGCGGCGCAGCACCGCCTCGTCGAGGATCACGTCGAGCTGCGGGGCCGACGGGTGGCGACGGCCCAGGATCGCCTGCCGGCCGAGCCGGACCTTGACCGCCCGGTCCCGCTCGACCGGCCCGAGTTCGGGACTGCCGATCCGAAAGACCTCGCTGGCGTATGCCGAGGTCTGTAGGAGTCCCGGCACGAAGTGCGGCTCGTACATCCGCAGGTGGGAGGCGGCGGCTTCGAGGCCGACGTACAGCTCGAACCACTCGGGGATGGCATCGCCGTAACAGTGCCACCAGCCGCGGGCCTTGGTCTCCCTGGCCAGCCCGGTCAGCGCCTCGGTCATTTCCGGGGACGCGCCGTAGATCCGGCACATCGCCTCGACGTCCGGCGACCGCATGCTGGTCGCCCCGGTCTCGATGCGCCAGATCTTCGGAGTCGACCACCGCAGGGTCGTGGAAACGACCTTGATGGTGAGTCGGGCCTCCTCGCGGAGTTGACGCAAGTGACGCCCGAGTTGCCTGCGCGGAACGGTGGAGTCGACCTCTGCCCGCACCGTCATCCCCTTTCCGGAATTATCGCCGCACCAATCTTTCAGTCGATCTGTAATACCGACCTCAAGACCGATGACGGATCGCCAGCAATAGAAGAGATCAATAAGAACCGTTCGGGCCAAGAGGTAATATTGCATTACTTCCCGCGCTGGTAAAGCACCAATTCGGTCCCACCCGCCGGGGCGGGCCGAGGCGGCGGCGGGCGGGACGCGCACCGGAAACCGCGTTTCCCGGCCCGGTGGCCCGGCCGTACGCTACGCCGGTGTCTGAGGTGTCGGGGGACTTCGAGATCCACGTGACGGTGCACGCGCAGCATGCCGAGAAGCTGGCGGCGTTCGCGGCCGAGCACGGGGTGAAGTTCCTGCACATCGTGCTCGACCGTGGCACGTTCGCCTCCCAGCCCATGCTCACCCTGACCGGCCGGGGCACCCTGCGGGAGCAGCACGCCGTGGTGGAGCATTGGCGGCAGCGGCTGCGCCGGGCCGGCATCCCGGAGTGCCGCTCCAAGATCGAGGCAGCGCCGTGGTGCACCGGCCTGCCGCAGTCCGACGAGGAGGCGGCGACCGAGCCCGCGGGGCGGTATTTCGAGCATCACGTCAAACTGCTGCTCCCCGACGCGTCGGTGCCGACCCTGCTGGCGGTCACCGACGTGATCACCCCGCACCACGCCCGGCTCTCCCGGAACGCCCGCCGGAAACGGAGCGGCGGCGCCGAGGAACGGTTCGTCACCCAGCGCTGCCACGGCGTCGGGCTCGGCACGGCCAGGCAGCGGCTCGACGCGCTCGTCGAGGCGCTCCGGTCGGCCGGGCACGAGATCGTGACCCTCGAGCAGGAGTACGTGGTGTCCGACAGTCACCTGTCGCACGACGAGGGCTGGCTCAGCGACGCCCCGATCTGGGCCGCCAGAGACTGGGCGCACAGCCGGGAGGACGAGATTCGGACCGCACCGGCCGGCAGCCCGCACTATCCGCCGACGTACCGGCCGCTGCCCGCCGACCCGACCGTCCGGCAGCGGGCGGCGTTCGACCCCGCGCTGAAGCAGTACCCGAACGCCTACCGCGCCGGCGAGCCCAGCTTCCTGGTCGCGGAGACCGGCCGGCGATGGGCCGGCGCCCGGCACACCGCGATGAACCGGATCCTCGCGGCGGTCGCCGCGACCCGCTGGGGAAGCGAGCACCTGGTGCTGCGCGGCAGCGTCACGATGGCGGCCTGGGTCGGCGACGCGGCCCGGGAACCGGGCGACCTCGACTTCGTCGTCACCCCGCACACCATCCGGAGCGACAGCGCGGACGCCCGTGCACTGCTCCACGACGTCAGGGCCGCCGTCCGGCGCATCCCGGGCGACGTCGGCCTGCGGGCGGACCAGATCTCCGAGTCGGCCATCTGGACCTACGAACGCGCCGACGGGCGGCGGCTGGTCGTCC from Plantactinospora sp. BC1 carries:
- a CDS encoding glycosyl hydrolase family 28-related protein; the encoded protein is MSRSILGVPSHWSGRPSRWLAATAVLGIGLSTITPAPAPAAAEPTGLAVAKPTNLATGKPSGHGAAKPSGHGGSAPVVTRAGLDPALVAGRGAAVDFLEQEAEHARTTGTVIGPDRTAYTLPAEASGRSAVRLHPGQYVEFTLPRAANAITVRYSIPDSPDGGGITAPLHVTVNGKGRQTMTLTSEYSWLYNQYPFSNDPDADLLHPDWWITECGCVPAATTPFPTIAKPFRPMHFYDEQRLRLDRTYRAGDRIRLTAPTGSDAAWTVIDLLDSELVGPPRVRLLAANVLAFGADPTGRRDSADAIDRAIAFAKRTRLTVYLPPGTYQVNRHIIVDDVTIEGAGNWYTVVKGRQVALDPPAPDGSVHTGVGFYGRDAADGGSRNVHLSGFAISGDVRERIDTDQVNGIGGAMSDSTIDGLHIQHTKVGIWFDGPMRNVRVTNNIVVDQIADALNFHTGVTDSTVRNNFIRNTGDDALAMWSDRVADARNTFDRNTIQTPTLANGIALYGGTDNTVSNNLIADPVREGSGIQLGSRFGAEPFAGTTRITDNTVVRAGTYELNWNIGLGAIWIYALERDIDADIRVTGDHYLDSTYNAIMLVSEWSVKDLYSIDGVSFADIRVDGTGTSVLSARAAGGASFANVDARNVGAVGVNNCGSFNFPPTGSEFRLTDLGGNDGGGTTGPWLAPWLLPNTITCDDRPPVVPPPPPSRW
- a CDS encoding VOC family protein; translated protein: MPVLRSPQVILFSENVERAVRFYLDLGFAETFRVPAEGDPIHVDLVLDGYRIGIASAASTRDDHGLDPIAEGQRVAVVLWTDDVPAAYAALTASGAPALAAPHEWLGRLLIAWTADPDGNPVQLVQNR
- a CDS encoding nucleotidyl transferase AbiEii/AbiGii toxin family protein encodes the protein MSEVSGDFEIHVTVHAQHAEKLAAFAAEHGVKFLHIVLDRGTFASQPMLTLTGRGTLREQHAVVEHWRQRLRRAGIPECRSKIEAAPWCTGLPQSDEEAATEPAGRYFEHHVKLLLPDASVPTLLAVTDVITPHHARLSRNARRKRSGGAEERFVTQRCHGVGLGTARQRLDALVEALRSAGHEIVTLEQEYVVSDSHLSHDEGWLSDAPIWAARDWAHSREDEIRTAPAGSPHYPPTYRPLPADPTVRQRAAFDPALKQYPNAYRAGEPSFLVAETGRRWAGARHTAMNRILAAVAATRWGSEHLVLRGSVTMAAWVGDAAREPGDLDFVVTPHTIRSDSADARALLHDVRAAVRRIPGDVGLRADQISESAIWTYERADGRRLVVPFDTPEAPEGYVQLDIVFGERLPLAPEALVLPGVDVPVLAAPAGLSLAWKLLWLATDAYPQGKDLYDAVLLAEHTTVDRDLVRTLMRAELGAEADDFTAETVLGWDVDWHNFLDEYPGVAGTARQWARRLALALDRAWG
- a CDS encoding GNAT family N-acetyltransferase, producing the protein MEIRPYRSGDRAAVHDICIHTADAGQDASGSYADPGILPHIFAHPYAELEPELAFVLDDGGQAVGYVLGTADTAAFVRRFRDEWLPRVADRYPAPAGEPATPDEVMAHLLHTPERMILPDLKDYPAHLHIDLLPGYQRAGHGRALVDTFVGALRRAGVPGLHVGMITDNRSARAFYDRLGFHVVDVADPGPLTYLGLRC
- a CDS encoding DUF397 domain-containing protein; this encodes MIDLCRADWRKSSRSGGGNCVEVADNLVGVVGVRDSKDVTGPVLAFPPRAWAAFVAAVAGGAAPTPDR
- a CDS encoding ABC transporter ATP-binding protein, producing the protein MSPQLPHPEPGVPDTRGPLRYIWWLVRSQPVRVLRGSLLGTAWMVGLSLRPYLVSRAIDDGLRTGNTRALLFWAATIVVAGLGLAQLGIQRHRTMTFIREDASARSAAVLLRQLSRIGAVLPRKLAAGEVATVGGSDITNTSHVLTLTGPGVGAVLAYTVVAVILWSISPRLALCVLLGVPAVAILIGPLLRRLDRAESVYRQRQGVLTTRAGDIVAGLRVLAGVGGRDLFARRYAVRSQELRAEGYRVGAVSSWIEALTTAIPAGFLAAVIWLAARMAVHGEITIGQLVAVYGYVAVLIVPVWFLMQGSYQVIRGRVAARRIIALLRLTPDEVTGPEPDDAAGARRGETGGTERDGAGGAGRDGAGGGERDGAGGAGRDGAGAGALRPAPAGPAELHDPVTGLTVPVGRLIGVAAADPAEATALADRLGRYRPSEATWGGVPLTAIALPEVRARILVADHDSYLFAGTLREILHSGRQHTDAELRAGLRVASAEDVVEALPEELDTPIDTRARRLSGGQRQRVRLARALLVEPEVLILVDPTSAVDAHTEARIAQRLRDARAGRTTILLATSPLLLGHAEQVAHLRDGRIVDTGTHAELLDRDPGYRALVSRDGEPLAAAGGAVDGEGALR
- a CDS encoding helix-turn-helix transcriptional regulator, which gives rise to MTVRAEVDSTVPRRQLGRHLRQLREEARLTIKVVSTTLRWSTPKIWRIETGATSMRSPDVEAMCRIYGASPEMTEALTGLARETKARGWWHCYGDAIPEWFELYVGLEAAASHLRMYEPHFVPGLLQTSAYASEVFRIGSPELGPVERDRAVKVRLGRQAILGRRHPSAPQLDVILDEAVLRRAPGAGSIMAEQLRHLALASRQSNVSVRVLPFSVGLYRAERANGGFAILEFPKDGIGRRTEPPIVYSEGLTGALYLERPHEVEAHLAVWRDIEEDSLTEAKSRELIESIAEEHPA